A single genomic interval of Adhaeribacter pallidiroseus harbors:
- a CDS encoding M16 family metallopeptidase has product MPKKKQLFQLNKRYMLNRSVAPALEEISSVQLPASEVTTFSNGSRLHCLYNATQPILKFEIVVKAGKWHEPYNGLSYLTAKMLLEGTQNFTAKQIADQIAFYGASLESNQGFDRTSITLYTLTKHFNSLTELFAEILHLPTFPEKEFDLLKIRTVQNISVEKKKNSYLANQLFTRNIYGPHHPYTTGMDEVILNQTTLAEVKDFYQKHYNLAEAEIFICGDFNAAHIAQIEQLFGKSNLTGETGLPITYKPSGILKKDFLIKEDSLQSSIRVGSSWPNLNHPDYHKLALLNKILGGYFGSRLMKNIREDKGFTYGIYSTISVKEQHAILLIATDVNYLNAQQTLDEIYKEIALLKNELVDSSELETVQNYTLGKLANDLSTIFDQSEKYKNLIVHQLPVTFYSDYIAEVKSVTPEQLLSLANQYYIFENFHEVVVGKPVE; this is encoded by the coding sequence GTGCCGAAGAAGAAACAACTGTTCCAACTGAATAAACGATACATGCTTAACCGATCTGTAGCTCCTGCCCTTGAAGAAATATCTTCCGTACAACTACCTGCTAGTGAAGTAACTACTTTCTCTAACGGAAGTCGGTTACATTGCCTATATAATGCCACACAACCTATTCTTAAATTTGAAATCGTTGTGAAAGCAGGTAAATGGCACGAGCCTTATAATGGTCTCTCCTACTTAACTGCCAAAATGTTACTGGAGGGTACCCAAAACTTCACAGCCAAACAAATTGCTGATCAAATTGCTTTTTATGGAGCATCTTTGGAGAGCAACCAAGGTTTTGATCGAACATCCATTACTCTATATACTCTTACAAAGCATTTTAATTCACTTACAGAATTATTTGCTGAAATTCTGCATTTACCTACTTTTCCGGAGAAGGAATTTGATTTATTAAAGATTCGAACGGTTCAAAATATCAGTGTTGAGAAAAAGAAGAACTCCTATTTAGCCAATCAACTGTTTACCCGAAATATTTACGGCCCTCATCATCCGTATACTACCGGCATGGACGAAGTTATTTTAAATCAAACTACTTTAGCCGAAGTAAAAGATTTTTACCAGAAACATTATAACCTTGCTGAAGCCGAAATATTTATTTGTGGTGATTTTAATGCAGCGCATATTGCCCAGATAGAACAACTATTTGGCAAATCCAACCTAACAGGTGAGACAGGACTACCCATCACGTACAAGCCGTCCGGAATTTTAAAAAAAGATTTTTTAATAAAAGAAGATAGTTTACAATCTTCTATTCGGGTGGGCAGTTCCTGGCCAAATTTGAATCACCCGGATTATCATAAACTGGCTTTATTAAATAAAATATTAGGTGGCTATTTTGGTTCCCGTCTAATGAAAAACATACGGGAAGATAAAGGCTTTACTTATGGCATTTATTCTACTATTTCGGTAAAAGAGCAACATGCCATTCTGTTGATTGCTACAGACGTAAATTATTTAAATGCACAGCAAACTTTAGACGAGATTTACAAAGAGATTGCTTTATTAAAGAACGAGTTAGTTGATTCATCAGAATTAGAAACAGTTCAAAATTATACTTTAGGTAAATTAGCAAATGATTTGAGTACAATCTTTGATCAATCCGAAAAGTATAAAAATTTAATTGTGCATCAGTTGCCCGTAACCTTTTACTCGGATTATATTGCCGAAGTAAAATCAGTTACACCCGAACAACTACTTTCGCTAGCAAATCAATATTACATTTTCGAAAATTTTCATGAAGTTGTAGTTGGGAAACCAGTAGAGTAA
- a CDS encoding OmpA family protein, which translates to MKYTYTKLYFLLLVVALGSLPIRLQAQSAIRKAEQYFNSYKYALAIEEYKKAIEKKPPTLAIMQRLADANRLSNHSVAAESWYAEALKFPEVDPINILYYAQMLHTNGKYEEAKVQYLQYGEKQPSEAAYALKLAESCDLATRWLKRSPLFEVKPATELNSLYSDFSPVSYKDGIIFTSDRSVNVSGTKAKEKIFGWTGRPYLKLYSSAKNGSAWSKPTLLTSNVNASYHNGPATLDSSHTTTYFTRTNLVKLKNTKANPDPTSWVENPFASGFINRLEIYTSEKQGDKWSEARPFAYNKIEEYSVGHPVLSPDGNLLYFISDMPGGFGQTDIYYCERMGNDTWSKPVNAGNAVNTNGREMFPAFDQKGTLYFSSDGHAGFGGLDLFSATGERSTWTAVTNLMAPINSSRNDYGMLVESSGQTGLFSSDRFSEEATADIYSFSMIQQPAVLAVTTLERLAGQVGEKSLVSLSDVRLRLTQPNSRDSLIVTSDKNGHYYLKIFKGSNYLLLGSKAKFLTQPASVQIPLNAPDTVNVTLLFDRIQTNTPISLANIYFDLNKWEIRADAALELDKLASTLLANPRVKIEMGSHCDSREGEGYNQLLSELRAEATVNYLVSQGVSRERLTARGYGESQPVNRCVDGVSCSEEEHQQNRRTTFKIQKDLASR; encoded by the coding sequence ATGAAATACACTTATACAAAGTTATACTTTTTACTGCTAGTAGTTGCATTAGGCAGCTTACCTATACGGTTGCAGGCCCAATCGGCAATTCGAAAAGCGGAACAATACTTCAACAGCTATAAATATGCTTTAGCTATAGAAGAATATAAAAAGGCAATTGAAAAAAAGCCCCCAACTCTTGCTATTATGCAGCGTTTAGCGGATGCAAATCGTCTTAGTAACCATTCTGTAGCAGCAGAATCCTGGTATGCAGAGGCTTTAAAGTTCCCGGAAGTTGATCCCATAAATATCTTGTATTATGCACAAATGCTGCATACTAATGGTAAGTACGAGGAAGCAAAAGTACAATATCTACAATATGGTGAAAAACAACCTTCTGAAGCTGCATATGCTCTTAAACTAGCAGAATCTTGCGACTTAGCTACGCGATGGCTAAAGCGTTCTCCTTTGTTCGAGGTTAAACCAGCTACTGAACTTAATTCTTTATATTCTGATTTCAGCCCTGTCTCTTATAAAGATGGTATTATCTTTACTTCGGATCGTAGCGTAAATGTTTCGGGTACTAAAGCGAAAGAGAAAATATTTGGTTGGACGGGTCGCCCGTATTTAAAATTGTATTCCAGCGCAAAAAATGGATCTGCTTGGTCTAAACCAACCCTTCTTACTTCTAATGTAAATGCAAGTTATCATAATGGTCCGGCAACTTTAGATTCATCGCATACAACCACTTATTTTACGCGTACCAACTTAGTAAAATTAAAAAATACTAAAGCTAACCCTGATCCAACCAGCTGGGTAGAAAATCCATTTGCTTCAGGTTTTATCAATCGCCTGGAGATTTATACTTCTGAAAAACAAGGTGACAAATGGTCGGAAGCCAGACCTTTTGCTTACAACAAAATAGAAGAGTATTCAGTAGGTCATCCGGTTTTATCACCGGATGGTAACTTACTTTATTTTATTTCGGACATGCCAGGTGGGTTTGGTCAGACTGATATTTATTATTGCGAACGAATGGGTAATGACACTTGGAGCAAACCGGTAAATGCAGGCAATGCGGTAAATACTAACGGACGGGAAATGTTCCCTGCTTTTGATCAAAAAGGGACCCTTTATTTTTCGTCAGATGGTCATGCTGGTTTTGGCGGACTTGATTTATTCTCCGCTACAGGCGAACGTTCTACTTGGACAGCGGTAACCAATTTAATGGCACCTATTAACTCTTCACGGAATGATTATGGTATGTTGGTAGAAAGTTCAGGGCAAACCGGGCTATTTTCTTCCGATCGATTTAGTGAAGAAGCAACTGCTGATATTTATAGCTTTTCTATGATTCAGCAGCCAGCGGTACTAGCCGTAACAACCTTAGAACGATTAGCCGGACAAGTGGGTGAAAAAAGCTTAGTTTCTTTAAGCGATGTTCGCTTGCGGTTAACTCAGCCTAATTCACGGGATTCTTTAATAGTAACTTCAGATAAAAACGGACATTATTATTTAAAAATTTTTAAAGGTAGTAATTATTTATTGTTAGGATCTAAAGCTAAATTTTTAACGCAACCAGCAAGCGTGCAAATACCACTAAATGCCCCGGATACGGTAAATGTTACTTTATTATTTGATCGGATTCAAACTAATACTCCTATTTCTTTAGCAAACATTTATTTTGATTTAAATAAATGGGAAATCCGGGCAGATGCCGCATTGGAGTTAGATAAACTAGCTTCTACTTTATTGGCAAATCCACGAGTTAAAATTGAAATGGGTTCTCATTGTGATAGCCGGGAAGGAGAAGGTTATAATCAGTTGCTCTCTGAACTGCGAGCCGAGGCTACTGTTAACTACCTGGTGTCTCAAGGTGTATCCCGGGAACGGTTAACAGCCCGCGGATACGGTGAATCTCAACCCGTAAACAGGTGCGTAGATGGTGTATCTTGTTCTGAAGAGGAACATCAACAAAACCGCCGGACTACTTTCAAAATTCAAAAGGATTTGGCTTCTAGGTAA
- the porU gene encoding type IX secretion system sortase PorU — protein sequence MLKSALSFLILFLSLSAYSQTAVKPGPGLRRYADGSVLRSGKWYKIGVSASGLYKLDKTALQNMGIAVTSLNPKFIRLFGNGGGMLPQRNASPRPDDLVENAIYVAGEADGKFDETDYVLFYAQGPHTWTLDTSKQTFRHEYNIYSDTTYYFLQVNQSAGLRIQKQKPVTGATVTIDSYTERVFHEVDLKNKLLSGRQWVGEEFSAFTLSRDFAFTIPDLVPGSVVQVQAAVVGDSPTNSAFNVKLNDIALGSINLAGRGNFDYHPVGVFQLGTFEKNSNTLPLTNELKINLTYNTTGNAAALGYLDYLEIIAERSLKLTGNQTLFRSFQNIHPGAISTFTVSNMPAHAVVWDITHPQQPEALNLKIISSEATFTTNTDSLKEFIAFTGQNFSIPTVAGKIANQNLHALNKEGKTDLIILTHPNFFLQAERLAAHRQTHDNLQVQVVTTNQVYNEFSSGAQDITAIRDFMKMLYDRKTPERPLYLLLLGDASYDYKSANNNNSQNRTLNNTNYVPVYQSRESLDPLESYSSEDYYGFLDDNEGFWDETNFTNPDLMDIGIGRLPVRTLQEAEIMVTKLINYDHPKAFGNWRNRLVLAADDGDGTEHLRDAEFLADYMKVNHPAYNLRKVYLDMYKQENNASGQISPQASKSIDQTLEQGALLINYTGHGSETSLAQEKIVTIPQMANWKNKDKLAFLVTATCEFGRYDDPARASGAEQALFNANGGAIGLISTTRPVYAGGNRVLNKNFFEFAFTPVNGQMPRLGNVLQQTKNTSLSQVNNRNFALMGDPTMRLAYPALQVSLNKMNNREVNTGTDTLKALSKITLSGSVKDVNQTVITSFNGQVQTTVYEKETQINTLGDESANGVSNVRAVQIRENIIYDGVASVKEGLFSVTFMVPKDIAYNLGQGKISFYAFSSTGDAQGVYNNIVVGGANPNGLPDNKPPTVRLFMDDESFVSGGLTSSTPTLLAHIADENGINTTGVGIGHEITAVLDNDKNQPIILNNYFTAKADNYQAGLVRYPLQNLSVGKHLIAVKAWDTYNNSTESKIELLVASSEKLVLDQVLTYPNPMQDHTTFQFSHNRQGEDINIKINIYNITGSLVKTLTGTSFASKPRLNAISWNGQNENNQPLTPGLYLYVLTVRSKRDGSEASKTKKLVLLN from the coding sequence ATGCTTAAAAGCGCTCTCAGCTTTTTAATTTTATTTTTATCCCTTTCGGCTTATAGTCAAACGGCAGTTAAGCCCGGTCCGGGGCTTCGCCGGTATGCCGATGGCTCGGTGTTACGCAGTGGTAAATGGTACAAAATTGGGGTTTCGGCCAGCGGCTTGTACAAACTAGATAAAACTGCCCTGCAAAATATGGGAATAGCGGTTACCAGTCTTAATCCGAAATTTATCCGATTATTTGGTAATGGTGGGGGCATGTTGCCCCAGCGCAATGCCTCGCCCCGCCCCGATGATTTAGTGGAAAATGCTATTTACGTAGCTGGCGAAGCAGATGGTAAATTCGACGAAACTGATTACGTGTTGTTTTACGCGCAGGGGCCACATACCTGGACTTTAGATACCAGCAAACAAACTTTCCGGCACGAGTATAACATCTACTCCGATACAACTTACTATTTTTTGCAAGTCAACCAATCGGCTGGTTTAAGAATACAAAAGCAAAAGCCCGTAACTGGCGCAACAGTTACGATTGATTCCTATACCGAAAGAGTGTTTCATGAAGTAGATTTAAAAAATAAACTGCTTTCTGGTCGGCAATGGGTGGGTGAAGAATTTAGCGCTTTTACTTTAAGCCGGGATTTTGCCTTTACCATCCCGGATCTTGTACCTGGATCAGTGGTGCAGGTCCAAGCAGCCGTAGTAGGCGATTCGCCTACGAATAGCGCCTTCAATGTGAAGTTAAATGATATTGCTCTTGGTTCCATTAACTTAGCTGGGCGAGGAAACTTTGATTATCATCCCGTTGGTGTGTTTCAGTTGGGTACCTTCGAGAAAAACAGCAACACTTTACCACTAACCAACGAGCTTAAAATAAATTTAACTTACAATACTACCGGTAACGCCGCGGCCTTGGGTTACCTGGATTATCTAGAAATTATTGCGGAAAGATCATTAAAGCTTACCGGAAACCAGACACTCTTCCGGTCTTTTCAAAATATTCATCCGGGAGCAATTTCTACATTTACCGTAAGCAATATGCCAGCCCATGCTGTGGTTTGGGATATTACGCATCCACAACAACCGGAAGCATTAAATTTGAAAATTATAAGTAGCGAGGCCACTTTTACTACCAACACCGATTCGCTAAAAGAGTTTATTGCTTTTACTGGGCAAAATTTCTCAATACCCACTGTGGCGGGTAAAATAGCAAATCAAAACTTGCATGCCTTAAATAAAGAGGGTAAAACTGATTTAATTATTTTAACGCACCCCAACTTTTTCCTGCAAGCCGAAAGACTAGCGGCTCACCGGCAAACCCATGATAACCTGCAGGTACAGGTGGTAACTACCAATCAGGTATACAATGAATTTTCGTCAGGAGCTCAAGATATTACCGCTATCCGCGATTTTATGAAAATGTTGTACGATCGTAAAACTCCGGAGCGACCTTTGTACCTGCTTTTATTGGGCGATGCATCTTATGATTATAAATCTGCAAACAATAATAATTCGCAAAACCGCACTCTTAATAATACCAACTATGTTCCGGTTTATCAATCGCGCGAATCACTGGACCCCCTGGAAAGTTATTCTTCAGAAGATTATTATGGTTTTTTAGACGACAACGAAGGCTTCTGGGACGAAACTAATTTTACTAATCCGGATTTAATGGATATTGGAATTGGCCGTTTACCCGTACGTACTTTGCAGGAAGCAGAAATAATGGTTACTAAATTAATAAACTACGACCATCCAAAAGCCTTTGGTAATTGGCGTAACCGCTTAGTGCTGGCCGCTGATGATGGAGATGGCACTGAACACCTGCGCGATGCGGAGTTTTTAGCCGATTACATGAAAGTAAATCATCCGGCCTACAATCTTCGTAAAGTTTACCTGGATATGTATAAACAGGAAAACAATGCTAGCGGACAAATATCGCCGCAAGCGAGCAAAAGTATTGACCAAACCCTGGAACAAGGCGCCCTGCTGATAAACTATACCGGTCACGGTAGCGAAACTAGCTTGGCGCAAGAAAAAATAGTAACTATTCCGCAAATGGCTAACTGGAAGAATAAAGATAAATTAGCCTTTTTAGTAACTGCTACTTGCGAGTTTGGCCGTTACGACGATCCGGCTCGTGCATCAGGAGCCGAGCAAGCATTATTTAATGCAAATGGCGGGGCTATTGGTTTAATTTCTACTACTCGCCCCGTATACGCCGGCGGCAACCGCGTGTTAAATAAAAACTTTTTCGAATTTGCCTTTACCCCGGTTAATGGTCAAATGCCCCGCTTGGGTAATGTATTACAGCAAACCAAAAACACCAGCCTTTCGCAGGTAAATAATCGGAATTTTGCCTTAATGGGTGATCCAACTATGCGTCTGGCCTACCCTGCGCTGCAAGTTAGTTTAAATAAAATGAATAATCGGGAGGTTAACACCGGAACTGATACCTTAAAAGCCTTGAGTAAAATTACTTTATCCGGCAGTGTAAAAGATGTTAACCAAACGGTAATTACTTCTTTTAACGGCCAGGTACAAACCACCGTTTACGAAAAAGAAACCCAGATAAATACCCTCGGCGACGAAAGCGCAAACGGAGTTAGTAATGTACGTGCGGTACAAATCCGGGAAAATATTATCTATGATGGGGTAGCCTCAGTTAAAGAAGGTTTATTTTCCGTTACTTTTATGGTACCTAAAGATATCGCGTATAACTTAGGTCAAGGAAAAATTAGTTTTTATGCTTTTTCCTCAACTGGTGATGCCCAGGGTGTATACAACAATATTGTTGTGGGGGGCGCTAACCCCAATGGCTTACCCGATAACAAACCTCCTACTGTTCGCTTATTTATGGATGATGAATCCTTTGTTTCCGGCGGATTAACCAGTTCTACTCCCACTTTATTAGCGCATATTGCCGACGAGAATGGCATTAATACAACAGGTGTGGGTATTGGGCACGAAATTACCGCGGTGTTAGATAACGATAAAAATCAACCTATTATTTTAAATAACTATTTTACCGCCAAAGCAGATAATTACCAAGCTGGTTTGGTTCGTTATCCCCTTCAAAATCTATCAGTTGGAAAACACTTGATAGCGGTTAAAGCTTGGGATACTTATAATAATTCAACAGAAAGTAAAATAGAACTCTTGGTAGCTAGCTCAGAAAAACTTGTATTAGACCAAGTACTCACTTACCCAAATCCCATGCAGGATCATACTACCTTCCAATTTAGTCATAATAGGCAAGGCGAAGACATTAATATTAAAATAAATATATATAATATAACTGGTAGCCTCGTAAAAACATTAACTGGCACCAGTTTTGCCAGTAAACCACGATTAAACGCCATATCCTGGAATGGTCAGAACGAAAATAATCAACCTTTAACACCCGGGTTATATCTTTATGTCCTTACTGTTCGTTCCAAACGTGATGGTTCAGAAGCATCAAAAACTAAAAAGTTGGTTTTATTAAACTAA
- the porV gene encoding type IX secretion system outer membrane channel protein PorV produces MNKFFKTLLAAFPVVSLFIANLSQAQTSFTGSNVVTTAVPVLTIAPDARSAGMGDAGVAISPDVNAAFYNPAKLGFITTDFSAGASYSPWLRNIINDMSISYVSAVKKVNERAAFSASLLYFDLGDIQFTDEQGNPVQQFNPKEYTVSLGYGQQLSENLSLGVGARFIHSNLSAGINDSRPGNSAAADIGIYYTKDLTLGARNYNLSLGGNISNIGAKIAYTNADRKDFLPTNLKLGTAFTMELDPFNTLTLAVDANKLLVPSQGANFNQSVPSAIFSSFGDAPGGFSEEMQEVVLNTGLEYWYNQLFAARLGYFYESPDKGDRHYLSLGLGVRTQKFGLDAAYLVPNRDRTSPLSSTIRFTLHLNLGAEEETTVPTE; encoded by the coding sequence ATGAATAAATTCTTCAAAACTCTATTAGCCGCCTTTCCGGTGGTGTCTCTTTTTATTGCAAATTTATCTCAGGCTCAAACAAGTTTCACAGGTTCTAACGTAGTTACTACGGCGGTCCCGGTTTTAACTATTGCGCCTGATGCCCGTTCTGCGGGTATGGGTGATGCGGGAGTTGCCATTTCTCCGGATGTAAATGCTGCCTTTTATAACCCGGCCAAGTTAGGTTTTATCACCACCGATTTTAGTGCAGGTGCTTCTTACTCGCCGTGGCTACGTAATATCATCAACGATATGTCTATTTCTTATGTATCCGCAGTTAAGAAAGTCAATGAACGTGCTGCCTTCTCTGCATCTTTACTTTATTTCGACTTAGGCGATATTCAATTTACTGACGAGCAAGGCAATCCAGTACAGCAATTTAATCCGAAAGAGTATACAGTAAGCTTAGGATATGGCCAGCAATTAAGCGAAAATTTAAGTTTAGGTGTTGGGGCTCGCTTTATTCACTCGAATCTTTCGGCAGGTATTAACGATTCCAGACCAGGTAATTCTGCTGCTGCTGATATTGGGATTTACTATACCAAAGATCTTACCTTAGGTGCCCGCAATTATAATCTATCATTAGGCGGTAATATATCAAACATTGGGGCCAAAATCGCCTATACCAACGCTGACCGGAAAGATTTTTTACCTACTAATTTAAAATTGGGTACAGCGTTTACGATGGAGTTGGATCCGTTTAATACCCTTACCTTAGCTGTAGATGCCAACAAATTATTGGTACCATCGCAAGGAGCTAATTTTAACCAGAGTGTGCCTAGCGCTATTTTCAGTTCTTTTGGTGATGCTCCCGGAGGATTTAGTGAAGAAATGCAGGAAGTTGTATTAAATACTGGTTTAGAATACTGGTACAATCAACTATTTGCGGCCCGGTTAGGTTATTTTTACGAAAGCCCGGATAAAGGAGATCGCCATTATTTAAGTCTTGGTTTAGGCGTTCGTACGCAGAAGTTTGGCTTAGATGCCGCTTATCTTGTTCCAAACCGAGATAGAACTAGCCCATTATCTAGTACTATTCGTTTCACTTTACACTTAAACTTAGGTGCCGAAGAAGAAACAACTGTTCCAACTGAATAA
- a CDS encoding TonB-dependent receptor — protein sequence MKFFFLLFLIFNASIAFSQQTFSGKVVGAANQQPLAGASVSVLGTNNGTITNDKGAFTLTVPSADDTIVISMVGYYSRKLHAEVLYKDKVVYLQIAEKALQEVVITGYATNRPLQQTAASVGLLTTRELERFSTTSLVPALNTLPGVRMEERATASYRLSIRGSSLRAPFGVRNVKMYLNDVPLVEANGTLPLNLIDAGTIGRIEVLKGPAGSVYGAGTGGTVRLETIRPNAGESILESSYMAGSYGLRRFTATAATGSDKSAFLVRYAKQKLDGYRQQSAMDRDAVLLSGQLFPSDKQKFTFHTYFTDLYYQLPGALTREQYDADPQAARKLNVDQKTSLKLQGINIGLGHQYQFNEHWQNNTSIFGVFSFLDNPFTTDYERNANQAFGGRTQTTYSISIAAQPSRFTIGGEYQHSFVNSRHYENRVGEPGKMNFDDEVTMDQGFVFAQTEANLPGNFIFTLGGSLNFMRYDLARISDADTTSNYRNEKPIDPQFSPRVALLKVINPHLSAHGSISTGFSPPTDAEIRPSDGSFNVRLQPERGLNYEVGVRGSTLHQKLSFDLVGFWFKLNETIVSRTNPDGIVIFDNAGATRQQGIEAALAYTFIQNINRPVKLFKVWSTYAYSHFRFQNYKQNDADYSGNKLTGTPPHVWLMGLDFESQIGFYANVTTNYTSKLPLNDANTVYADSFFLLGARTGIKRQLGVKWQVELYGGIDNALDKKYSLGNDLNAFGGRYFQAAPNRNYYAGVQLRYLIKH from the coding sequence ATGAAATTTTTTTTTCTATTATTTTTAATTTTTAATGCTTCAATAGCTTTTTCGCAACAAACATTTTCGGGTAAAGTGGTGGGAGCTGCTAACCAGCAGCCATTAGCAGGAGCAAGCGTAAGTGTATTGGGTACCAACAATGGAACAATTACGAACGATAAAGGCGCGTTTACTTTAACTGTCCCTTCTGCAGATGATACTATTGTAATTTCAATGGTAGGATATTACTCTAGAAAATTGCATGCCGAGGTACTATATAAAGACAAAGTTGTTTATTTACAAATTGCGGAAAAAGCTTTACAGGAGGTGGTAATTACGGGTTACGCAACAAATCGGCCTCTACAACAAACAGCTGCATCCGTTGGTTTACTAACCACTCGGGAACTGGAACGATTTAGTACCACGTCGTTGGTGCCTGCACTAAATACTTTACCTGGGGTGCGTATGGAAGAACGGGCTACTGCAAGCTATCGTTTATCTATCAGAGGTAGTAGCTTAAGAGCTCCTTTTGGGGTTCGGAACGTTAAAATGTATTTGAATGATGTGCCTTTAGTAGAAGCAAATGGTACATTACCTTTGAATTTAATTGATGCGGGTACTATCGGGCGCATAGAAGTTTTAAAAGGACCAGCCGGAAGTGTTTATGGTGCCGGTACCGGAGGTACGGTGCGTTTAGAAACTATCCGGCCAAATGCTGGAGAAAGCATCTTAGAATCTAGCTATATGGCCGGTTCATACGGCTTGCGTCGGTTCACAGCAACTGCCGCTACTGGTTCTGATAAGTCCGCTTTTCTGGTACGTTACGCCAAACAAAAACTCGATGGTTATCGTCAGCAAAGTGCTATGGACCGGGATGCTGTTCTGCTGTCCGGTCAACTATTTCCATCTGATAAACAAAAGTTTACTTTTCATACCTACTTCACCGATTTATATTACCAACTACCCGGTGCTCTTACCCGGGAGCAATACGATGCAGATCCTCAGGCGGCCCGAAAGCTAAATGTTGATCAAAAAACATCTCTAAAATTGCAAGGTATTAATATTGGTTTAGGGCATCAATATCAATTTAATGAACACTGGCAGAATAATACATCCATATTTGGGGTGTTTTCGTTTTTAGACAATCCCTTTACTACGGATTATGAACGTAATGCCAATCAAGCATTTGGCGGACGTACCCAGACTACATATTCTATTTCCATTGCGGCCCAACCATCCCGGTTTACTATAGGTGGCGAGTATCAACACAGTTTTGTAAATTCCCGACATTATGAAAACAGAGTAGGAGAGCCGGGCAAGATGAATTTTGATGATGAAGTAACTATGGATCAAGGTTTTGTTTTTGCTCAAACCGAAGCCAATTTGCCAGGTAATTTTATCTTTACATTAGGGGGAAGCTTGAACTTTATGCGTTACGATCTTGCCCGGATATCGGATGCCGATACTACTAGTAACTACCGGAATGAGAAACCAATTGATCCACAGTTTTCACCGCGAGTAGCTTTACTCAAAGTAATTAATCCTCACCTTTCGGCTCATGGTAGCATCAGTACTGGGTTTTCACCTCCGACTGACGCAGAAATACGTCCATCTGACGGAAGCTTCAATGTTCGATTACAACCGGAACGAGGTTTAAATTATGAAGTGGGCGTACGAGGAAGCACCTTGCACCAAAAATTAAGCTTTGACTTGGTTGGGTTTTGGTTTAAGCTAAATGAAACTATTGTAAGCCGAACCAATCCGGACGGAATCGTAATATTTGATAATGCGGGTGCCACCCGACAACAGGGGATAGAGGCCGCGCTTGCATATACTTTTATTCAGAATATAAACAGACCAGTTAAGCTTTTTAAAGTATGGAGCACTTACGCTTATAGTCATTTTAGATTCCAGAACTATAAACAAAATGATGCTGATTACTCAGGTAACAAACTCACCGGTACTCCGCCTCACGTTTGGTTAATGGGTTTAGACTTTGAAAGTCAAATTGGATTTTATGCAAATGTTACAACTAATTATACCAGTAAACTTCCGCTTAATGACGCAAATACAGTATATGCAGATTCATTCTTCTTGCTTGGTGCCCGGACCGGTATCAAACGACAATTAGGTGTTAAATGGCAAGTGGAATTATATGGTGGAATTGATAACGCTTTAGATAAAAAGTATAGCTTAGGCAATGACTTGAATGCATTCGGCGGCCGTTATTTTCAAGCGGCACCAAACCGTAATTATTATGCAGGTGTTCAATTGAGATATTTAATTAAACATTAG